The following are from one region of the Populus trichocarpa isolate Nisqually-1 chromosome 8, P.trichocarpa_v4.1, whole genome shotgun sequence genome:
- the LOC7462142 gene encoding uncharacterized protein LOC7462142 isoform X2: MGSRARWKQRWCTQTLTPLLEGPDPDMQEEGNKKESSWEIIREWFRLQRGLSAGNNFTVSLYGSIPAKRQDLRLLLGVLGCPLAPIPLVNDPIHRIHIKNTPIENSAAHYIIQQYLASTGCLKQQKCMKNMYSAGSVKMVRCETEISSGKNVKSLGTRSGESGCFVLWQMLPGMWSLELVVGENKVIAGSDGKTVWRHTPWLGTHAAKGPQRPLRRIIQGLDPKNTANLFAKAQCLGEKRIGEDDCFVLKVAADREAVFERSEGPAEVLRHVLYGYFCQKSGLLIYLEDSHLTRVQTPENETIYWETTIGSSIGDYRDVDGVLIAHQGRSIATVFRFEELSVQHSRTRMEEVWRIDDVVFNVPGLSMDYFIPPADIFDASP, encoded by the exons ATGGGCTCGAGAGCTAGATGGAAGCAAAGATGGTGCACGCAAACCTTAACTCCACTGCTAGAAGGTCCGGACCCCGATATGCAAGAAGAAGGTAACAAAAAGGAAAGTTCATGGGAAATAATTCGTGAATGGTTTCGATTGCAAAGGGGTCTTTCTGCAGGAAACAATTTTACAGTCTCCTTGTATGGGAGCATTCCAGCCAAAAGACAAGATTTGAGGCTTCTACTTGGAGTATTGGGTTGCCCTCTAGCCCCAATCCCTCTAGTTAACGACCCCATCCATCGCATTCACATTAAGAACACACCCATT GAAAATTCTGCCGCGCATTATATCATACAGCAATACTTGGCATCAACAGGGTGTTTAAAGCAACAAAAATGCATGAAAAACATGTACTCAGCAGGGAGTGTGAAGATGGTCCGTTGTGAGACGGAAATCTCATCAGGAAAGAATGTGAAGAGCTTGGGGACTAGAAGTGGTGAAAGTGGGTGCTTTGTTCTTTGGCAAATGTTGCCAGGGATGTGGTCTCTTGAATTGGTCGTTGGAGAAAATAAAGTCATAGCAGGCAGCGATGGGAAGACTGTGTGGCGGCATACTCCTTGGCTTGGTACTCATGCTGCCAAAGGACCCCAACGCCCTCTACGTCGCATAATCCAG GGCTTAGATCCAAAGAATACAGCCAACTTATTCGCTAAAGCACAGTGCCTAGGTGAGAAACGAATCGGCGAGGATGATTGCTTCGTTTTAAAAGTAGCTGCAGACAGAGAAGCTGTATTTGAAAGAAGTGAAGGACCAGCTGAAGTGCTCAGGCATGTACTCTATGGCTATTTTTGCCAAAAAAGTGGTCTCTTAATATACCTGGAGGACTCCCATCTAACCAGGGTACAAACCCCAGAAAACGAAACTATCTACTGGGAGACTACCATAGGAAGCAGTATCGGGGACTACAGAGATGTAGATGGCGTGCTAATTGCTCATCAAGGAAGGTCAATCGCTACAGTTTTTCGATTCGAGGAGTTGTCTGTTCAGCATAGTAGGACTAGAATGGAAGAAGTGTGGAGGATTGATGATGTTGTGTTCAATGTGCCAGGGCTCTCCATGGACTATTTCATCCCTCCCGCTGATATCTTTGACGCGTCCCCGTGA
- the LOC7462142 gene encoding uncharacterized protein LOC7462142 isoform X1: MGSRARWKQRWCTQTLTPLLEGPDPDMQEEGNKKESSWEIIREWFRLQRGLSAGNNFTVSLYGSIPAKRQDLRLLLGVLGCPLAPIPLVNDPIHRIHIKNTPIENSAAHYIIQQYLASTGCLKQQKCMKNMYSAGSVKMVRCETEISSGKNVKSLGTRSGESGCFVLWQMLPGMWSLELVVGENKVIAGSDGKTVWRHTPWLGTHAAKGPQRPLRRIIQQGQDVKAQGEGEHVWKYQRYLDLPRHRSLLINCSRLEFAAFHSQTRRKRLKGLDPKNTANLFAKAQCLGEKRIGEDDCFVLKVAADREAVFERSEGPAEVLRHVLYGYFCQKSGLLIYLEDSHLTRVQTPENETIYWETTIGSSIGDYRDVDGVLIAHQGRSIATVFRFEELSVQHSRTRMEEVWRIDDVVFNVPGLSMDYFIPPADIFDASP, encoded by the exons ATGGGCTCGAGAGCTAGATGGAAGCAAAGATGGTGCACGCAAACCTTAACTCCACTGCTAGAAGGTCCGGACCCCGATATGCAAGAAGAAGGTAACAAAAAGGAAAGTTCATGGGAAATAATTCGTGAATGGTTTCGATTGCAAAGGGGTCTTTCTGCAGGAAACAATTTTACAGTCTCCTTGTATGGGAGCATTCCAGCCAAAAGACAAGATTTGAGGCTTCTACTTGGAGTATTGGGTTGCCCTCTAGCCCCAATCCCTCTAGTTAACGACCCCATCCATCGCATTCACATTAAGAACACACCCATT GAAAATTCTGCCGCGCATTATATCATACAGCAATACTTGGCATCAACAGGGTGTTTAAAGCAACAAAAATGCATGAAAAACATGTACTCAGCAGGGAGTGTGAAGATGGTCCGTTGTGAGACGGAAATCTCATCAGGAAAGAATGTGAAGAGCTTGGGGACTAGAAGTGGTGAAAGTGGGTGCTTTGTTCTTTGGCAAATGTTGCCAGGGATGTGGTCTCTTGAATTGGTCGTTGGAGAAAATAAAGTCATAGCAGGCAGCGATGGGAAGACTGTGTGGCGGCATACTCCTTGGCTTGGTACTCATGCTGCCAAAGGACCCCAACGCCCTCTACGTCGCATAATCCAG CAAGGCCAGGATGTAAAAGCTCAGGGAGAGGGAGAGCATGTATGGAAGTACCAAAGATATTTGGACCTCCCCCGTCATCGTTCTTTACTAATTAATTGTTCAAGACTTGAATTTGCTGCCTTCCATtctcaaacaagaagaaaaagactcAAA GGCTTAGATCCAAAGAATACAGCCAACTTATTCGCTAAAGCACAGTGCCTAGGTGAGAAACGAATCGGCGAGGATGATTGCTTCGTTTTAAAAGTAGCTGCAGACAGAGAAGCTGTATTTGAAAGAAGTGAAGGACCAGCTGAAGTGCTCAGGCATGTACTCTATGGCTATTTTTGCCAAAAAAGTGGTCTCTTAATATACCTGGAGGACTCCCATCTAACCAGGGTACAAACCCCAGAAAACGAAACTATCTACTGGGAGACTACCATAGGAAGCAGTATCGGGGACTACAGAGATGTAGATGGCGTGCTAATTGCTCATCAAGGAAGGTCAATCGCTACAGTTTTTCGATTCGAGGAGTTGTCTGTTCAGCATAGTAGGACTAGAATGGAAGAAGTGTGGAGGATTGATGATGTTGTGTTCAATGTGCCAGGGCTCTCCATGGACTATTTCATCCCTCCCGCTGATATCTTTGACGCGTCCCCGTGA
- the LOC7460667 gene encoding myb family transcription factor IPN2 isoform X2 gives MFHTKKPSTMNSHDRPMCVQDSGLVLTTDPKPRLRWTVELHERFVDAVAQLGGPDKATPKTIMRVMGVKGLTLYHLKSHLQKFRLGKQLHKEFNDHSIKDASALDLQRSAASSSGMISRSMNEMQMEVQRRLHEQLEVQRHLQLRTEAQGKYIQSLLEKACQTLAGDQDLASGSYKGIGNQGVPDMGAMKDFGPLNFPPFQDLNIYGSGQLDLLHNMDRPSLDGFMSNNHDDICLGKKRTNPYAGSGKSPLIWSDDLRLQDLGSGLSCLGPQDDPLKGDQIQIAPPLMDSGTDLDSLSGLYGTKPVHQGDALDEKKLEASAKTERPSPRRAPLAADRMSPMINTGVMPQGRNSPFG, from the exons atgTTCCATACCAAGAAACCCTCAACTATGAATTCCCATGATAGACCCATGTGTGTTCAAGACTCTGGTCTTGTCCTCACCACAGACCCTAAGCCCCGTCTCCGCTGGACTGTTGAGCTCCATGAACGCTTTGTGGATGCTGTTGCTCAGCTTGGAGGCCCTGACA AGGCCACTCCAAAAACCATCATGAGAGTCATGGGTGTGAAGGGTCTTACCCTTTACCACCTCAAAAGCCATCTTCAG aaattcaGACTTGGAAAGCAACTACACAAAGAATTCAATGATCATTCAATCAAGGATG CTTCGGCGTTAGATCTTCAACGAAGCGCAGCATCTTCATCCGGCATGATTAGCCGCAGTATGAATGA GATGCAAATGGAGGTGCAGAGAAGACTGCACGAACAATTAGAG GTTCAAAGACACCTTCAATTAAGGACTGAAGCTCAAGGAAAATATATACAAAGTTTGTTGGAGAAAGCTTGCCAAACCCTAGCAGGTGATCAAGACTTGGCTTCTGGAAGCTACAAGGGAATTGGGAATCAAGGAGTTCCTGATATGGGTGCAATGAAAGACTTTGGTCCGCTTAATTTTCCACCATTTCAAGACCTTAACATTTATGGGAGTGGCCAGCTTGACCTTCTACACAATATGGATAGGCCATCACTTGATGGTTTCATGTCCAACAATCATGACGACATTTGTTTGGGAAAGAAGAGGACTAATCCTTATGCTGGTAGTGGCAAGAGCCCTTTGATTTGGTCGGACGATCTGCGTTTGCAAGATTTGGGATCGGGACTGTCATGTCTTGGACCTCAAGATGATCCTTTGAAAGGTGACCAGATCCAGATTGCACCACCATTAATGGATAGTGGCACTGATCTGGATTCGTTATCTGGTTTATATGGAACAAAGCCAGTACATCAGGGTGATGCACTGGATGAAAAGAAATTGGAAGCATCAGCAAAGACTGAAAGGCCATCACCAAGAAGAGCACCACTTGCAGCAGACAGGATGAGCCCTATGATCAATACCGGTGTCATGCCACAAGGCAGAAACTCACCATTTGGTTGA
- the LOC7460667 gene encoding myb family transcription factor IPN2 isoform X1 has protein sequence MFHTKKPSTMNSHDRPMCVQDSGLVLTTDPKPRLRWTVELHERFVDAVAQLGGPDKATPKTIMRVMGVKGLTLYHLKSHLQKFRLGKQLHKEFNDHSIKDASALDLQRSAASSSGMISRSMNDNSHMIYAIRMQMEVQRRLHEQLEVQRHLQLRTEAQGKYIQSLLEKACQTLAGDQDLASGSYKGIGNQGVPDMGAMKDFGPLNFPPFQDLNIYGSGQLDLLHNMDRPSLDGFMSNNHDDICLGKKRTNPYAGSGKSPLIWSDDLRLQDLGSGLSCLGPQDDPLKGDQIQIAPPLMDSGTDLDSLSGLYGTKPVHQGDALDEKKLEASAKTERPSPRRAPLAADRMSPMINTGVMPQGRNSPFG, from the exons atgTTCCATACCAAGAAACCCTCAACTATGAATTCCCATGATAGACCCATGTGTGTTCAAGACTCTGGTCTTGTCCTCACCACAGACCCTAAGCCCCGTCTCCGCTGGACTGTTGAGCTCCATGAACGCTTTGTGGATGCTGTTGCTCAGCTTGGAGGCCCTGACA AGGCCACTCCAAAAACCATCATGAGAGTCATGGGTGTGAAGGGTCTTACCCTTTACCACCTCAAAAGCCATCTTCAG aaattcaGACTTGGAAAGCAACTACACAAAGAATTCAATGATCATTCAATCAAGGATG CTTCGGCGTTAGATCTTCAACGAAGCGCAGCATCTTCATCCGGCATGATTAGCCGCAGTATGAATGA TAACTCACACATGATTTATGCGATTAGGATGCAAATGGAGGTGCAGAGAAGACTGCACGAACAATTAGAG GTTCAAAGACACCTTCAATTAAGGACTGAAGCTCAAGGAAAATATATACAAAGTTTGTTGGAGAAAGCTTGCCAAACCCTAGCAGGTGATCAAGACTTGGCTTCTGGAAGCTACAAGGGAATTGGGAATCAAGGAGTTCCTGATATGGGTGCAATGAAAGACTTTGGTCCGCTTAATTTTCCACCATTTCAAGACCTTAACATTTATGGGAGTGGCCAGCTTGACCTTCTACACAATATGGATAGGCCATCACTTGATGGTTTCATGTCCAACAATCATGACGACATTTGTTTGGGAAAGAAGAGGACTAATCCTTATGCTGGTAGTGGCAAGAGCCCTTTGATTTGGTCGGACGATCTGCGTTTGCAAGATTTGGGATCGGGACTGTCATGTCTTGGACCTCAAGATGATCCTTTGAAAGGTGACCAGATCCAGATTGCACCACCATTAATGGATAGTGGCACTGATCTGGATTCGTTATCTGGTTTATATGGAACAAAGCCAGTACATCAGGGTGATGCACTGGATGAAAAGAAATTGGAAGCATCAGCAAAGACTGAAAGGCCATCACCAAGAAGAGCACCACTTGCAGCAGACAGGATGAGCCCTATGATCAATACCGGTGTCATGCCACAAGGCAGAAACTCACCATTTGGTTGA